One Panicum virgatum strain AP13 chromosome 3N, P.virgatum_v5, whole genome shotgun sequence DNA segment encodes these proteins:
- the LOC120664687 gene encoding protein N-lysine methyltransferase METTL21A: protein MGSGMGAYGGAVRPVESAAGETMLLWGLGQPTAHRNNALVRQAAHSFELDACGRRLSLLQSPSSMATPGVTGAVVWDSGVVLAKFLEHAVDSQQLLMRDARAVDLGSGCGLVGCVAALLGAHVVLTDLPDRLKLLRKNVSLNVDDPHVPGSARVTELVWGDDPHHELVREPLPNFVLGSDVIYNEEAVDDLLLTLNQLSGQHTTILLAGELRNDAVLECFLEAAMEDFLIACIEQDQWHPEFRSNRVALFILVKKPKRSSTD, encoded by the exons ATGGGCAGCGGGATGGGCGCGtacggcggcgcggtgcggccGGTGGAGAGCGCGGCGGGGGAGACGATGCTCCTCTGGGGCCTCGGCCAGCCCACGGCGCACCGCAACAACGCCTTGGTCCGCCAGGCCGCGCACTCCTTCGAGCTCGACGCCTGCGGGCGGCGCCTCTCCCTGCTGCAGTCCCCCTCCTCCATGGCCACCCCGGGGGTCACCGGGGCGGTCGTCTGGGACAGCGGCGTCGTGCTCGCCAAGTTTCTCGAGCACGCCGTCGACTCCCAGCAGCTGCTGATGCGCGACGCGCGAGCCGTCGACCTCGGATCCGGATGCGGCCTGGTGGGGTGCGTCGCCGCGCTGCTGGGAGCCCATGTGGTCCTCACCGACCTCCCCGACCGCCTCAAGCTGCTCAGGAAGAACGTCAGCCTCAACGTCGACGACCCCCACGTCCCGGGCTCCGCTCGGGTCACGGAGCTTGTATGGGGCGATGATCCTCACCATGAATTGGTTCGGGAGCCACTGCCCAATTTCG TGCTCGGCTCCGACGTCATCTACAACGAGGAAGCGGTGGATGATCTGCTGCTCACCCTCAACCAACTCTCAGGACAACACACCACAATACTACTAGCTGGAGAGCTCCGCAACG ATGCTGTGCTGGAGTGCTTCTTGGAGGCAGCAATGGAGGACTTCCTCATTGCCTGCATCGAGCAGGACCAATGGCACCCTGAATTCCGCAGCAACCGGGTAGCCTTGTTTATCTTGGTCAAGAAACCAAAGCGATCTAGCACAGACTAG